One Fulvia fulva chromosome 8, complete sequence DNA window includes the following coding sequences:
- a CDS encoding putative tRNA-splicing endonuclease subunit tsp-4, with amino-acid sequence MASTTSDQAVTEPVAIFKLANRYMIYDVNVATYLRREHNIIGVLGGTLPQASQQNVFLGMPLQLMPEEARLLVQKGVAHVVDDVAAHKRNFFGQGMSAEERKAYQSALRKQGQGAAMEQVKKSEDRKKAALQKKGATENWNDIPDDMFTPRVRKPKKEDKKKEDEPVIGGGGGVVADEDDSLFDTRINPASANGARSRASSNGSTAGPEPYGVTPTISYPPMQVDRPQPSETVELPEAQDSYPLYKHLHENGYFMAPGLRFGCQYMVYPGDPLRFHSHFLCNGLGWDEEFDLQGLVGGGRLGTGVKKGFLLGGDEADTAEGKDGNVRAFCVEWAGM; translated from the coding sequence ATGGCGTCGACAACATCCGATCAGGCGGTCACCGAGCCGGTCGCCATCTTCAAGCTCGCCAACCGCTACATGATCTACGATGTCAACGTTGCGACCTATCTTCGACGCGAACACAACATCATCGGTGTGCTTGGGGGAACACTGCCTCAGGCTTCACAGCAGAACGTCTTTCTTGGAATGCCGCTACAGCTCATGCCCGAAGAAGCACGCCTCCTGGTTCAAAAGGGGGTCGCACACGTCGTCGATGATGTGGCTGCGCACAAACGCAACTTTTTTGGTCAAGGCATGAGCGCGGAAGAGAGGAAGGCCTATCAGTCCGCTCTCAGGAAGCAAGGCCAAGGCGCAGCGATGGAGCAAGTGAAGAAGAGCGAGGACAGGAAGAAGGCCGCGCTGCAGAAAAAGGGAGCGACAGAGAACTGGAACGACATACCAGATGACATGTTTACACCAAGGGTGAGGAAGCCGAAGAAGGAAGacaagaagaaggaggacgAGCCTGTTATCGGTGGAGGAGGTGGAGTCGTTGCAGACGAGGACGACAGCCTGTTTGACACGAGAATCAACCCTGCTTCTGCAAACGGCGCAAGATCTCGAGCGTCGTCAAATGGAAGTACGGCAGGTCCAGAACCATACGGCGTCACGCCCACGATCTCCTACCCGCCAATGCAAGTAGACCGGCCACAGCCCAGCGAAACAGTCGAATTACCAGAAGCACAAGACTCATACCCGCTCTACAAGCACCTGCACGAAAATGGCTACTTCATGGCACCCGGACTGCGCTTTGGCTGCCAGTACATGGTCTACCCCGGCGATCCGCTGCGATTCCACTCGCACTTCTTGTGCAACGGTCTGGGCTGGGACGAGGAGTTCGATCTGCAAGGCCTCGTTGGCGGAGGCAGACTCGGCACTGGTGTCAAGAAAGGATTCCTGCTTGGTGGCGATGAGGCGGATACAGCAGAGGGCAAAGATGGGAACGTCAGAGCGTTTTGCGTGGAGTGGGCGGGTATGTAG